One part of the Halopenitus persicus genome encodes these proteins:
- a CDS encoding transcription initiation factor IIB family protein: MDKFERLRQRHKRFQVEDKRAIRLNEGFRDIESITGNLALPGFVAEDAGLFLKQAADARLPGGRMSWEALAGGAVLLAANQAGFPRSCDEVVQYTKSPYERVSAAARKLRCELGLDVPPAREGVVDDVLVALDDVLDVQTCLELRELGDHLLKIADDEPVGPGTSRLTMGAAAVYAADRLTDGKVVTQAQVAEAASTVVDTSKSRVSRYSQALHDAYVGRHGSDDPGAVLERGRIRLR; the protein is encoded by the coding sequence ATGGACAAATTCGAGCGGTTGCGCCAGCGGCACAAGCGCTTCCAGGTCGAGGACAAGCGCGCGATTCGGCTCAACGAGGGCTTCCGCGACATCGAGTCGATCACCGGGAATCTAGCACTTCCGGGGTTCGTGGCCGAGGACGCGGGGTTGTTCTTGAAGCAAGCGGCCGACGCGCGCCTGCCCGGTGGGCGGATGTCCTGGGAGGCGCTCGCTGGCGGGGCGGTGCTGCTCGCAGCGAACCAAGCCGGCTTCCCCCGGTCGTGTGACGAAGTCGTGCAGTACACGAAGTCCCCGTACGAGCGAGTGAGCGCGGCAGCGCGGAAGCTGCGGTGTGAGCTCGGCCTGGACGTGCCCCCGGCGCGAGAGGGAGTCGTCGACGATGTGCTCGTTGCGCTTGACGACGTCCTCGACGTGCAGACATGTCTGGAGTTGCGGGAACTCGGTGACCACCTCCTGAAGATCGCCGACGATGAGCCGGTTGGGCCGGGGACGTCGCGCCTGACGATGGGTGCGGCGGCCGTCTACGCGGCGGATCGGCTCACTGACGGGAAGGTCGTGACCCAGGCGCAGGTGGCTGAGGCGGCGAGCACCGTCGTCGATACCTCGAAAAGTCGAGTCAGCCGGTACTCGCAGGCGCTGCACGACGCCTACGTGGGCAGGCACGGAAGCGATGATCCGGGCGCAGTCCTCGAACGCGGCCGCATCCGACTGCGGTAA